Proteins from a single region of Fundulus heteroclitus isolate FHET01 chromosome 12, MU-UCD_Fhet_4.1, whole genome shotgun sequence:
- the LOC118564867 gene encoding noelin-like, translating to MFCLHLVLFCSFPACGKLTGISEPITMKTSGSRFGSWMTDPLAPVGDDRVWYMDGYHNNRFVREYQSMYDFMTTDNFTSHRLPHPWSGTGQVVYNGSIYYNKFQSHTIIKFDFSTSLISRSRQLDFAGYNNMYHYSWGGHSDIDLMVDEGGLWAVYATNQNAGNIVLSKLNPNTLQIIRSWTTNHPKRSAGEAFMICGTLYVTNGYSGGTKVYYAYSTNSSTYEYIDIPLTNKYSHLSMLDYNPRDRALYAWNNGHQVLYNVTLYHIIQ from the exons atGTTCTGCCTtcatttggttttgttttgttcttttccaGCTTGTGGAAAACTTACAGGAATATCTGAACcaataacaatgaaaacatcTGGGTCCAGATTTGGTTCGTGGATGACAGATCCACTGGCTCCAGTTGGAGATGACAGG GTCTGGTACATGGATGGTTATCACAACAATCGCTTTGTCAGGGAGTACCAGTCTATGTATGACTTCATGACAACGGATAACTTCACATCCCATCGCCTGCCTCATCCATGGTCTGGTACTGGCCAAGTGGTTTACAATGGATCCATTTACTACAATAAGTTTCAGAGTCACACAATCATCAAATTTGACTTTAGCACGTCACTTATCAGTCGCTCCCGGCAGCTTGACTTTGCCGGTTACAACAACATGTACCATTACTCATGGGGTGGTCACTCTGACATCGACCTCATGGTGGATGAGGGTGGGCTCTGGGCTGTGTATGCAACCAATCAAAATGCCGGTAACATTGTTCTTAGCAAATTAAATCCGAACACTCTACAAATCATCCGAAGTTGGACCACCAACCATCCAAAACGCAGTGCTGGTGAGGCCTTCATGATCTGTGGAACATTGTATGTCACTAATGGTTATTCAGGAGGAACAAAGGTGTACTATGCCTACTCCACCAACTCCTCCACCTACGAATACATCGATATCCCCCTGACCAATAAATACAGCCACTTGTCCATGCTTGACTACAATCCTAGAGACAGAGCACTTTATGCCTGGAACAACGGGCACCAAGTTCTGTATAATGTAACACTATATCATATAATACAGTAA